A genomic segment from Streptomyces sp. NBC_01233 encodes:
- a CDS encoding rhodanese-like domain-containing protein — translation MTAKEDGWVGRGAPLTLRAGQSAHHRGEVPHRCRLTGPTAANIPLDRIGRALPELRQAAGRKALLLVCSSGARSDDAAATLASHGIPASSLSGGTTAWAAEGHGLQYPAGRPRAVRAMERQVRFTAGAIVLLGLALGLFVHPAFQLLSAGIAAGLVFCALTNTCGMAVVLGRPPFNQRGKQP, via the coding sequence TTGACGGCCAAGGAGGACGGCTGGGTGGGGCGAGGCGCGCCGCTGACCCTGCGGGCCGGCCAGAGCGCCCACCACCGGGGCGAAGTCCCGCACCGATGTCGCCTGACGGGCCCGACCGCCGCCAACATCCCCCTCGACCGCATCGGGCGGGCGCTGCCCGAGCTCCGGCAGGCCGCCGGGCGCAAGGCGCTTCTCCTGGTGTGCTCCTCGGGCGCCCGCTCGGACGACGCCGCCGCCACTCTGGCCTCCCACGGCATCCCCGCGTCGAGCCTGAGCGGCGGCACCACGGCGTGGGCCGCCGAGGGCCACGGGCTGCAGTACCCGGCCGGCCGGCCGCGGGCCGTCCGGGCCATGGAGCGCCAGGTCCGCTTCACCGCGGGCGCCATCGTGCTGCTGGGCCTGGCCCTGGGCCTGTTCGTCCATCCGGCGTTCCAGCTGCTGTCCGCCGGGATCGCGGCCGGCCTGGTGTTCTGCGCCCTCACCAACACCTGCGGCATGGCGGTCGTCCTCGGCAGACCGCCGTTCAACCAGCGGGGGAAACAGCCCTGA